In Bacteroidota bacterium, a single genomic region encodes these proteins:
- the nadB gene encoding L-aspartate oxidase, whose amino-acid sequence MTQKVDFLIVGSGIAGLSYALKVANAGKVLMLTKANKDESNTKYAQGGIAAVTTDTDSFEKHVQDTLIAGDFICDRETVEIVVREAPERIQELIDWGTEFDKTQSGEYDLAKEGGHSDHRILHHKDNTGFEIERALLQAVNSHQNIEVRDHYFALDIITQHHLGVTVNSKTPGIECYGIYALNTRTGDVETILAKSILMATGGCGHIYETTTNPVIATGDGVAMVYRAKGKVENMEFIQFHPTSLYNPGHHPSFLISEAVRGFGGILKTKAGEEFMQKYDVRKSLAPRDIVARAIDSEMKIHGDEFVYLDCRHLETAALVAHFPTIHEKCLSLGIDMRKDLIPVLPAAHYQCGGIKVDKQGKSSIRNLYAVGECASTGLHGANRLASNSLLEAVVFAHRAALDSIEQVKSNVYCNGVPAWNAEGTARPEEMILITQSLKEVQAIMSNYVGIVRSNLRLKRALDRLLILHNETETLYESTTVSTELCELRNMIKVGYIILKYASLRKESIGLHYNSDYPKTA is encoded by the coding sequence ATGACTCAAAAAGTTGATTTTTTAATCGTGGGTTCCGGAATAGCCGGACTGAGCTATGCTTTAAAAGTGGCCAATGCCGGAAAAGTACTGATGCTCACTAAAGCCAATAAAGATGAATCCAATACCAAATACGCACAAGGTGGAATTGCTGCGGTAACCACTGATACCGATTCGTTTGAAAAACATGTGCAGGATACTTTAATTGCAGGAGATTTTATTTGCGATCGCGAAACGGTTGAAATTGTGGTACGCGAAGCACCTGAACGCATACAGGAATTAATTGATTGGGGAACCGAATTCGACAAAACACAAAGTGGGGAATACGACTTGGCAAAAGAAGGCGGGCACAGCGATCACCGCATTTTACATCATAAAGACAATACCGGATTTGAAATAGAGCGAGCGTTGTTACAAGCAGTGAATTCGCATCAAAATATTGAAGTGCGTGATCATTATTTTGCTTTGGATATTATAACCCAGCATCATTTGGGAGTTACAGTTAATAGTAAAACTCCGGGTATTGAGTGTTATGGGATTTATGCACTTAATACGCGAACGGGTGATGTGGAAACCATATTGGCTAAATCCATTTTAATGGCAACCGGTGGATGTGGCCACATTTACGAAACAACAACCAATCCGGTTATTGCAACCGGCGATGGGGTTGCAATGGTGTATCGTGCAAAAGGAAAAGTAGAAAATATGGAATTTATACAGTTTCATCCTACTTCACTTTACAACCCGGGTCACCACCCTTCATTCCTAATATCTGAAGCAGTGCGCGGATTTGGTGGTATTTTAAAAACCAAAGCGGGGGAGGAGTTTATGCAAAAGTACGATGTGCGAAAATCATTGGCACCAAGGGATATAGTTGCCAGAGCCATCGATAGTGAAATGAAAATACATGGCGATGAATTTGTGTATTTGGATTGTCGGCATTTGGAAACAGCTGCATTAGTTGCGCACTTCCCAACTATACATGAAAAATGTTTGAGTTTGGGAATTGATATGCGAAAGGATTTAATTCCGGTGTTGCCTGCTGCGCATTACCAGTGCGGGGGAATAAAAGTAGATAAGCAAGGAAAAAGCTCCATACGAAATTTGTATGCAGTGGGTGAATGTGCCAGCACAGGTTTGCATGGTGCCAATCGATTGGCTTCCAATTCACTCTTAGAAGCCGTTGTTTTTGCGCACCGTGCAGCCCTTGATTCCATCGAACAGGTAAAATCGAATGTGTATTGCAATGGTGTTCCGGCTTGGAATGCAGAAGGTACAGCTCGACCTGAAGAAATGATTTTAATCACACAAAGTTTAAAGGAAGTGCAGGCCATTATGAGTAATTATGTTGGTATTGTGCGCTCCAATTTGCGACTCAAACGAGCACTCGACCGACTGCTTATATTGCACAACGAAACCGAAACACTTTATGAAAGTACAACCGTTTCGACCGAACTGTGCGAATTGCGGAACATGATTAAGGTAGGATATATTATTTTGAAGTACGCTTCTTTGCGTAAAGAAAGTATCGGATTACATTATAATTCAGATTATCCGAAGACCGCATAG
- the frr gene encoding ribosome recycling factor, with product MNEEVQFYLDEAEEQMQKAISHLETELIKIRAGRANAQMLEGVHVEYYGTNAPLNNVSGISTPDPRTLVVQPFEKAMLVPIEKAIMAANLGFNPQNDGTIIRISVPPLTEERRKDLVKRAKAEAEHCKVTLRNIRKEANDAMKKLVKDGLPEDQGKLAETRVQTLTDTYSAKAEKHIEIKEKEIMTV from the coding sequence ATGAACGAAGAAGTACAATTTTATTTGGATGAAGCGGAAGAGCAAATGCAAAAAGCAATCTCGCACTTAGAAACTGAATTGATAAAAATCCGAGCAGGTAGAGCAAATGCTCAAATGCTAGAAGGTGTGCACGTGGAATATTATGGCACAAATGCACCTTTAAATAATGTTTCCGGAATCAGTACGCCCGATCCAAGAACCTTGGTGGTGCAACCTTTTGAAAAAGCAATGTTAGTGCCTATCGAAAAAGCGATTATGGCAGCCAATCTTGGATTTAATCCTCAAAATGATGGAACCATCATACGCATTTCTGTTCCGCCATTAACGGAGGAAAGAAGAAAGGATCTGGTAAAGAGAGCAAAAGCAGAGGCTGAACACTGTAAAGTAACGCTGAGAAATATCCGCAAGGAAGCTAATGACGCAATGAAAAAATTGGTAAAAGATGGCTTGCCCGAAGATCAAGGAAAATTAGCGGAAACGCGCGTTCAAACCTTAACCGATACCTACAGCGCTAAAGCTGAAAAGCATATCGAAATAAAGGAAAAAGAAATAATGACGGTTTAA
- the fabD gene encoding ACP S-malonyltransferase — MKAYVFPGQGSQFIGMGKDLYDNSALAKDLFEKANSLLGFRITDIMFSGTDEELKQTKVTQPAIFLHSVILAKTLGDAFKPDMVAGHSLGEFSALVANQTLSFEDALLLVSKRALAMQKACEIRPSTMAAILNLEDKIVEDICASITTEIVVAANYNCPGQLVISGTLEGVNIACEKLKAAGAKRALILPVGGAFHSPLMQPAQQELEIAINATQFNTPICAVYQNVTASAVTNPDEIKKNLLVQLTAPVRWTQTMIKMMADSANSFTEVGPGKVLQGLVKKVNKDMEAQSA; from the coding sequence ATGAAAGCATATGTATTCCCCGGTCAAGGTTCACAGTTTATTGGTATGGGCAAAGACCTGTACGATAATTCTGCCTTGGCAAAAGATCTTTTTGAAAAAGCAAATTCCCTACTTGGTTTTCGTATCACCGACATTATGTTTTCCGGAACCGATGAGGAATTAAAGCAAACAAAAGTAACTCAACCTGCCATTTTTTTGCACTCCGTTATTTTGGCAAAAACCTTGGGAGATGCTTTTAAACCCGACATGGTAGCGGGTCACTCCTTGGGTGAATTTTCGGCACTAGTTGCAAATCAAACATTAAGTTTTGAGGATGCCTTGCTTTTGGTTTCTAAGCGCGCCCTGGCAATGCAAAAGGCCTGTGAAATCAGACCATCCACTATGGCTGCGATTTTAAATTTGGAGGATAAAATTGTAGAAGATATTTGTGCTTCCATCACCACTGAAATCGTAGTTGCTGCCAATTACAACTGCCCCGGTCAATTAGTTATATCAGGTACTTTAGAAGGCGTAAATATTGCTTGTGAAAAACTTAAAGCAGCAGGAGCAAAGCGTGCTTTAATATTGCCGGTAGGAGGGGCTTTCCACTCACCACTTATGCAGCCGGCTCAGCAAGAACTTGAAATTGCAATCAATGCCACACAGTTTAATACGCCAATTTGTGCAGTATATCAAAATGTAACCGCAAGTGCTGTAACAAATCCAGATGAGATTAAGAAAAATTTACTGGTACAACTTACAGCTCCGGTGCGTTGGACTCAAACTATGATAAAAATGATGGCAGATAGCGCTAACTCTTTTACCGAAGTTGGACCGGGCAAGGTATTGCAAGGTTTGGTGAAGAAAGTGAACAAGGATATGGAGGCACAAAGCGCTTAA
- the tsaB gene encoding tRNA (adenosine(37)-N6)-threonylcarbamoyltransferase complex dimerization subunit type 1 TsaB has product MSLILHLETSTTVCSVALSKNGKLNALKELNAGYSHAENLTDFCSEVLTQSKFTFKDLSAVAVSKGPGSYTGLRIGVSAAKGFCYALDIPLISINTLQHLALQVSTKNKLKDMLYCAMLDARRMEVYCALFDAQNNEVSATEAKIIDATSFAEILRHQKIIFFGDGAAKCKTLLEPNPNALFLDDVFPSAQDMISLAEKKFAAQEFENTAYFEPFYLKDFLVGGKQN; this is encoded by the coding sequence GTGTCGCTGATACTTCACCTCGAAACATCAACAACTGTTTGCTCTGTTGCCCTTTCAAAAAATGGCAAATTAAATGCATTGAAAGAATTAAATGCCGGTTATTCTCATGCCGAAAATTTAACTGACTTCTGCTCCGAAGTATTAACGCAATCAAAATTTACTTTTAAGGATTTATCCGCCGTTGCAGTGAGTAAAGGGCCCGGATCTTATACCGGTTTAAGAATTGGTGTTTCGGCTGCAAAGGGATTTTGTTACGCATTAGATATTCCCTTAATCAGCATTAATACTTTGCAACATCTGGCGCTACAAGTTTCTACAAAAAACAAGCTTAAAGATATGTTGTATTGTGCCATGCTCGATGCCCGTAGAATGGAGGTTTATTGTGCCTTGTTTGATGCGCAAAACAATGAGGTAAGTGCAACGGAGGCTAAAATTATTGATGCTACCTCCTTCGCAGAAATATTGCGACATCAAAAAATTATTTTTTTTGGGGATGGCGCCGCGAAGTGTAAAACCTTGCTTGAACCCAATCCCAATGCTTTATTTTTGGATGACGTATTTCCATCAGCACAAGACATGATTTCGCTTGCTGAAAAAAAGTTTGCAGCTCAGGAGTTTGAAAACACTGCTTACTTTGAACCTTTCTATTTAAAAGATTTTTTGGTGGGTGGAAAACAGAACTGA
- a CDS encoding efflux RND transporter periplasmic adaptor subunit, whose translation MKKLNFKAILIGVIVLILLLVIAKKAGWIGDNDKTAVAVEKAEKRKIVETVAASGKVQPEIEVKISPDVSGQIVDLRVKEGDEVKKGDILCKINPDIYLSNLEKMEAAVNTSKANVANSRARLAQVKSSFTNTELIYNRTKKLFEQSAISQAEFDAATAAYESAKADVDAALQTVSASEFNVKNAYASQKEATDNLTRTTIISPVNGKVSKLNVELGERVVGTSQMAGTEIMRIADLNEMEVNVEVNENDIVRLTLGDTSDIEVDAYLDRKFKGVVTEVANSANITGTSADQVTNFTVKIRILQESYKDLIPPDQKNYSPFRPGMSATVDIHTQTVDNVVSVSIQAVTTREDTISFGAKTKKKKSFGAEDSSEDAANQSTTTKEKKEEKAKEYVFLLKDGKALLQEVVTGVQDNNYIEIKKGVKAGDDIIYAPYSAVSKLLKNKTPVKKVEKEELFNQKNSDK comes from the coding sequence ATGAAAAAATTAAACTTTAAAGCAATTTTAATTGGAGTTATTGTATTGATTTTGCTTTTGGTAATTGCAAAAAAGGCGGGTTGGATTGGCGACAATGATAAAACAGCTGTTGCTGTTGAGAAAGCTGAGAAACGTAAAATTGTTGAAACGGTTGCTGCCAGCGGAAAAGTACAACCTGAAATTGAAGTAAAGATAAGCCCTGATGTTTCAGGTCAAATTGTGGATTTACGTGTTAAAGAAGGTGACGAAGTAAAAAAAGGAGATATTCTTTGTAAAATAAATCCGGATATTTATTTGTCCAACCTCGAGAAAATGGAGGCTGCAGTGAATACTTCCAAAGCAAATGTTGCCAATAGCCGTGCACGCCTTGCACAAGTGAAATCATCCTTTACCAACACAGAACTAATTTACAACCGCACTAAAAAACTTTTTGAGCAAAGTGCTATTTCACAAGCCGAATTTGATGCGGCAACTGCAGCTTATGAAAGTGCGAAAGCCGATGTTGATGCGGCCTTGCAAACAGTTTCGGCAAGTGAATTCAATGTAAAGAATGCGTATGCATCACAAAAAGAAGCAACAGATAATTTAACCCGTACCACAATTATTTCGCCGGTGAACGGTAAAGTTTCGAAATTAAATGTGGAGTTGGGTGAGCGTGTGGTGGGTACATCACAAATGGCAGGAACTGAGATAATGCGCATTGCCGATTTGAACGAAATGGAAGTGAATGTGGAGGTAAACGAAAATGATATTGTACGTTTAACATTGGGCGATACTTCCGACATTGAAGTGGATGCATACCTCGACAGAAAATTTAAAGGAGTGGTTACTGAAGTAGCCAATTCGGCTAATATTACCGGCACATCTGCTGACCAGGTTACCAACTTCACGGTTAAAATTCGAATTCTTCAAGAAAGTTACAAGGATTTAATTCCTCCCGATCAAAAGAATTATTCCCCCTTTCGCCCTGGAATGTCAGCAACCGTTGATATACATACTCAAACGGTGGATAATGTAGTATCTGTTTCTATTCAAGCTGTTACCACACGTGAGGATACTATTTCTTTTGGTGCAAAAACCAAAAAGAAAAAGAGCTTTGGTGCTGAAGATTCATCCGAAGATGCAGCTAACCAAAGTACAACTACCAAAGAGAAAAAAGAAGAAAAAGCTAAGGAATATGTATTTTTACTTAAAGACGGAAAAGCCCTTTTGCAAGAGGTTGTAACAGGTGTTCAAGACAATAATTACATTGAAATAAAAAAAGGAGTTAAGGCGGGTGATGATATAATATATGCACCTTACAGCGCAGTTTCAAAATTGCTAAAAAATAAAACGCCGGTGAAAAAGGTTGAAAAAGAAGAGCTATTCAACCAAAAAAATTCAGATAAATAA
- a CDS encoding TolC family protein: MYTTILKKTIAFAICIVAGFSTFAQDTWSLQQCVDYAIKNNIQIKQTLLNTELSKTNLTQSEASVLPNLNANASNYYNYGKTIDQFTNSFATEKVRSDRYSLQANVTLFNGLQAYNTIKQNQLNLSASKYDVEKMVSDISLYVASAYLRILFDMELLDIANQQVLLTKAQVERTKKLVDAGSVAKGNLLNIEAQAANEELQVVNAQNNLDIDYLSLTQLLELTDAKNFKISRPAVPELLNAEIKEEVGAIYQNALANRPEIKSAEIKVRSAQKGISIAKGAYSPQLTMGGSYGSGYSGLSKRLVGEPTYGIAPTGYFTSSNEPVLGPVLLNSFEKTPYSKQINDNINKSFGFNLSIPIFNGFQVKSAVSRAKINTANAQLNLESAQKQLYKSIQQSYADAQAALKKYAATQIAVSSLRESFQYSEQRFTLGMLNPLEYNDAKNKLTKAESDLVQAKYDFVFKQNILNFYQGKPISF, translated from the coding sequence ATGTATACAACCATCCTAAAAAAAACAATTGCATTTGCAATTTGCATTGTAGCAGGCTTCTCTACTTTTGCACAAGATACATGGAGCTTACAACAGTGTGTGGATTATGCTATAAAAAATAACATCCAAATAAAGCAAACTCTATTAAATACAGAGCTTTCAAAAACAAATCTCACACAAAGTGAAGCGAGTGTCTTGCCCAATTTAAATGCAAATGCATCCAATTATTACAATTACGGAAAAACAATTGACCAGTTTACAAATAGTTTTGCAACCGAAAAGGTACGCTCCGACCGTTATAGTTTGCAAGCTAATGTTACGCTCTTTAATGGCCTCCAAGCTTATAATACGATCAAACAAAACCAACTAAATTTATCGGCAAGTAAGTACGATGTTGAAAAAATGGTGAGTGATATTTCGCTCTACGTTGCTTCTGCTTATTTAAGAATTTTGTTTGATATGGAATTGTTGGACATTGCCAACCAACAAGTATTGTTAACCAAAGCACAAGTGGAACGTACAAAAAAATTAGTGGATGCGGGAAGTGTTGCAAAGGGAAATTTACTCAACATTGAAGCACAAGCTGCCAATGAAGAGCTTCAGGTAGTAAATGCACAAAATAATTTAGACATCGATTACCTTAGCCTCACCCAGTTATTAGAATTAACAGATGCTAAAAATTTTAAAATTTCCCGCCCTGCAGTTCCCGAATTATTAAATGCCGAAATTAAAGAGGAAGTGGGTGCCATCTATCAAAATGCTTTAGCGAATAGACCTGAAATTAAAAGCGCTGAAATTAAAGTAAGAAGTGCTCAAAAAGGAATTTCGATTGCAAAAGGTGCTTATAGTCCACAGTTGACTATGGGCGGTTCTTATGGCTCGGGATACTCCGGATTAAGTAAACGTTTAGTTGGAGAGCCCACTTATGGTATAGCACCCACCGGCTATTTTACAAGCAGCAATGAGCCGGTGCTTGGACCGGTATTGCTAAATAGTTTTGAAAAAACACCCTATTCCAAACAAATAAATGACAACATAAATAAGTCGTTTGGTTTTAATTTGAGTATTCCCATTTTTAATGGCTTTCAGGTAAAAAGCGCAGTTAGTAGAGCAAAGATTAATACTGCTAATGCCCAATTGAATTTAGAATCAGCGCAAAAACAGTTGTATAAATCCATTCAACAAAGCTATGCGGATGCACAAGCAGCTTTAAAAAAATATGCTGCTACGCAAATAGCAGTAAGCTCCTTACGTGAATCGTTTCAATACAGCGAACAACGTTTTACGTTAGGAATGTTGAATCCATTGGAATACAATGATGCAAAGAATAAGCTTACCAAAGCAGAATCAGATTTAGTTCAAGCCAAATATGACTTTGTATTCAAGCAAAATATCCTGAATTTTTATCAAGGAAAACCCATTTCATTTTAA
- a CDS encoding DUF1987 domain-containing protein has protein sequence MEKLILEEDTDFPGIILDKDAGIFMITGRSIPHDTSKFYIPVIEWFREYSLNPNETTAFEFKLEYFNTSSQKYIADLFKLLDKMFKNGYKTKVVWIYQHDDDDMRDIGKEFDYIFELPFEFKEY, from the coding sequence ATGGAGAAATTGATCCTTGAAGAAGACACTGATTTTCCCGGAATTATTTTGGATAAGGATGCCGGAATTTTCATGATAACCGGTCGGTCTATTCCTCACGATACTTCAAAATTTTATATTCCTGTAATTGAATGGTTTCGTGAGTACTCGCTTAATCCAAATGAAACAACTGCCTTTGAATTTAAACTCGAATACTTTAATACCTCCTCACAAAAATACATTGCCGATTTATTTAAACTTTTGGATAAGATGTTTAAAAACGGGTATAAAACAAAAGTAGTTTGGATTTATCAACACGACGATGACGATATGCGCGACATCGGAAAGGAATTTGATTATATTTTTGAATTGCCTTTTGAGTTTAAAGAATATTAA
- a CDS encoding MGMT family protein: MKADANFFDLVYQVARLVPKGRVTSYGAIARYLGVARSARMVGWAMNAAHQQKPKVPAHRVVNSSGLLTGKHHFGAPDVMQKLLEKEGVVVLNDKVLDFKTKFWDPQIALQL, translated from the coding sequence ATGAAAGCGGATGCCAATTTTTTTGACTTAGTATATCAGGTTGCACGACTTGTTCCCAAAGGCCGTGTTACAAGTTATGGTGCTATTGCCAGGTACTTGGGTGTTGCTCGATCAGCGCGCATGGTGGGTTGGGCAATGAATGCAGCCCATCAGCAAAAACCAAAAGTACCGGCACATCGGGTGGTGAATAGCAGTGGCTTGTTAACCGGGAAACATCATTTTGGCGCTCCGGATGTGATGCAAAAGCTACTCGAAAAAGAAGGTGTTGTTGTATTAAATGATAAAGTGCTTGATTTTAAAACTAAATTTTGGGATCCGCAGATAGCGCTTCAGTTGTAA
- a CDS encoding pentapeptide repeat-containing protein: MQQIIEDKNFSGVNFERDGLVAGEYENCNFENCNLMQLDASKFSFVDCSFTGCDLSLLKFKNTGLKGVDFSNCKLMGVDFSVCNPFLLALNFENCMVNLASFYKLKLKATKFIGCNLKEADFTECDLTLAVFEGCDLMQATFENTILEKADFRTSINFSIDPELNRLKKAKFSRTSLEGLLHRYDIQVE; this comes from the coding sequence ATGCAGCAAATAATAGAAGATAAAAACTTTAGTGGCGTTAATTTTGAACGGGATGGCTTGGTAGCCGGAGAATATGAAAATTGTAATTTCGAAAATTGTAATTTAATGCAATTGGATGCAAGTAAATTTAGCTTTGTGGACTGTAGCTTTACAGGATGTGACCTTAGCTTATTGAAATTCAAAAATACCGGTTTAAAGGGCGTAGATTTTAGCAACTGCAAATTAATGGGCGTCGATTTCAGTGTGTGCAATCCTTTTCTCTTAGCGCTCAATTTTGAAAACTGTATGGTGAATTTAGCCTCCTTTTACAAGTTGAAATTAAAGGCGACCAAGTTTATTGGCTGCAACTTAAAGGAAGCAGATTTTACTGAATGTGATTTAACCCTTGCAGTCTTCGAAGGTTGTGATTTGATGCAGGCTACTTTCGAAAATACCATTCTTGAAAAAGCAGATTTTAGAACCAGTATCAATTTTTCGATTGACCCAGAGTTAAACAGATTAAAAAAAGCAAAGTTCTCAAGGACTAGTCTGGAAGGACTTCTGCATCGTTATGATATCCAAGTAGAATAA
- the trmB gene encoding tRNA (guanosine(46)-N7)-methyltransferase TrmB, protein MTKHKLRQFAEIESFKNVFHHVQHAETIDNFSLLGKWNETYFKNAHPLILELGCGKGEYTIGLAENHPNKNFIGTDLKGNRIWRGAKTALENNQTNVAFLRTRIENIATCFGKNEVDEIWITFPDPQPQKARIKKRLTSPQFIERYKKIVKEKGIIHLKTDNLPLYEYTLEVIKELNLKLVESTNDLYALLHSSIELDLLNFPPETFGIQTFYEKKFSEKGFKICYLRFEI, encoded by the coding sequence ATGACCAAACATAAGTTGCGGCAATTTGCAGAGATTGAAAGCTTTAAGAATGTATTTCACCATGTGCAACATGCTGAAACAATTGATAATTTTTCGCTTTTAGGAAAATGGAATGAAACGTATTTTAAAAATGCGCATCCACTTATTTTAGAATTAGGCTGTGGAAAAGGGGAGTACACAATTGGCTTAGCAGAAAATCATCCAAACAAAAATTTTATTGGTACTGACTTAAAAGGTAACAGGATTTGGAGAGGTGCAAAAACTGCATTAGAAAACAACCAAACAAATGTTGCATTTTTACGCACACGCATTGAGAATATTGCGACTTGTTTTGGTAAAAATGAGGTGGACGAAATTTGGATTACCTTTCCGGATCCACAGCCTCAAAAGGCGCGAATTAAAAAGCGGTTGACTTCTCCACAGTTTATTGAGCGCTATAAAAAAATTGTAAAAGAAAAAGGTATCATTCATCTTAAAACCGACAATTTACCTTTGTATGAATACACGCTCGAAGTAATAAAGGAATTGAACTTAAAACTAGTGGAAAGTACGAATGATTTATATGCCTTGTTGCATTCTTCTATTGAATTAGACCTTTTAAATTTTCCTCCTGAAACATTTGGTATACAAACTTTCTATGAAAAAAAATTTTCGGAGAAAGGTTTTAAGATATGCTATTTGAGGTTTGAGATTTAG
- a CDS encoding SpoIIE family protein phosphatase → MTESPEKQILRRNFLYKYTKQSLYGYGITISMLFFAKWFGIASFTYDKLIFDFVWILASVGLFVLWIRGQKQISAPASNVITILEFINWLAIFWYTIFFLDEIRMVSLFFSIIVLVFMLSHSNFITSIAITVFFAITYTIISYICINFLGQKGVFSEQLFYVIIFVPTGFYISWMSEAYRRQLHKARASEKATESARSELQKIFNELRANEIEIENKNSALQTKQIEIERINISLNEANNEVYRKNIELTDSINYARYIQKAIVPGQQIIKQNFPDSFVFLKPKDIVSGDFCWTWQKDNFACIVAADCTGHGVPGAMLSMIGVSLLNEIVNVNNALRPNFILEILKMRLINLFRYEKNGAFKDGIELALCCVDFSTNKLYFSGSNNPLYLISDGKLRIVKADPMPIGNHTYTINKEFTKHVIDIKSGDSFYIFSDGFADQFGGPKGKKYLYKRMQELFVQHHHLPAEEQRKKIIQEFYEWKGKEEQVDDVLVIGVRLQ, encoded by the coding sequence ATGACCGAATCCCCAGAGAAACAAATTCTCCGACGAAATTTTTTGTATAAATACACCAAGCAGTCCTTGTATGGATATGGCATCACTATAAGTATGCTGTTTTTTGCAAAATGGTTTGGTATTGCAAGTTTTACTTACGATAAATTAATATTCGATTTTGTTTGGATTTTAGCTTCCGTAGGATTATTCGTTCTTTGGATTAGGGGGCAAAAGCAAATCAGTGCGCCCGCCAGTAACGTTATTACTATTTTGGAATTTATTAATTGGCTGGCAATTTTTTGGTACACTATTTTTTTTCTGGATGAAATTCGAATGGTGTCCTTGTTCTTTTCGATTATCGTGCTGGTATTTATGCTCTCTCACAGCAATTTTATTACTTCTATTGCCATTACTGTTTTCTTTGCCATTACCTACACCATTATCTCTTACATCTGTATCAATTTTTTGGGACAAAAAGGCGTGTTTTCAGAACAACTTTTTTATGTCATCATATTTGTTCCAACAGGATTTTATATTTCATGGATGTCGGAAGCATATCGGCGCCAATTACACAAGGCAAGGGCTTCCGAAAAGGCTACTGAAAGTGCACGTTCCGAACTGCAAAAAATCTTTAATGAGTTACGCGCAAATGAAATCGAAATTGAAAATAAAAACAGTGCCCTTCAAACCAAACAAATAGAAATTGAACGCATCAATATAAGTTTGAATGAAGCCAATAACGAGGTGTACCGAAAAAACATCGAATTAACTGATAGCATCAATTACGCTCGTTACATTCAAAAGGCAATTGTTCCGGGGCAGCAAATCATCAAACAAAATTTTCCGGATAGTTTTGTTTTCCTTAAACCAAAAGACATTGTAAGTGGTGATTTTTGTTGGACCTGGCAAAAAGATAATTTTGCTTGTATTGTGGCTGCCGATTGCACAGGTCATGGCGTTCCGGGTGCAATGTTGAGTATGATTGGTGTATCGTTGTTGAATGAAATTGTAAATGTAAACAACGCACTTCGTCCAAATTTTATTCTCGAAATATTAAAAATGCGTCTCATTAATTTATTTCGATATGAAAAAAATGGTGCTTTCAAAGATGGAATTGAATTAGCCCTTTGTTGTGTTGATTTCAGTACAAACAAACTCTATTTTTCAGGCTCTAATAATCCCTTGTATTTAATTTCAGATGGAAAATTAAGAATTGTAAAAGCCGATCCAATGCCAATTGGAAACCATACCTACACCATAAATAAGGAATTTACAAAACATGTTATTGATATAAAAAGTGGCGATTCATTTTATATTTTTAGCGATGGTTTTGCCGATCAGTTTGGTGGACCTAAAGGAAAAAAATATTTGTACAAACGCATGCAAGAGTTATTTGTACAACATCACCACCTACCGGCTGAGGAGCAACGCAAGAAAATTATTCAAGAATTTTACGAATGGAAAGGCAAGGAAGAGCAAGTGGATGATGTGCTTGTAATTGGAGTTAGATTGCAGTAA